Genomic segment of Mycolicibacterium psychrotolerans:
CGCGCCACGGCAAGTCGGCAATCCATATTCGGGCTGCCGTCCTCGTTCCTGGCCAGCAACGGGTGCAGTGCGGCGGCGTCGTTGGCGCAGCCGTACAGCGGAGCGAAGTTCTCATAGTGATTGATGCCGACCAGTAGCGCTCGCTTCATGAAGTGCCCCCCTGTGGTGCGATGGTGCTTCTTCGATCCTGCCGCGCAGCGGCTTCTTTCGGCAGGTTTTCGACCGCAGGTTCAGCAGACGCCGGGCTAGGCCGACTTATGTACCACTCCTCTGGATGATCGCTTCTCTCAGTCGATGGAGGTCAGGAGCAGCCGCGAGCCCATGCCGACGGTGTAAGCCAGCCCGTCGGCGTATGCGTTGTAGAGACGCTGTAGGCAGCGCAATTCCCACAGCGTTTCCAAGGACACCCAGGCAATGTCGCGGGCCTTCTCGATGCTCCAGGAGCTGACCAGATGAGCGACAGGACTGAGGTGGTCATCGACGGCCTGCTCCAATTCGCAAAGAAATGATCGGCGGATCTCTCCTTCGGCCGCGGCGAGCAAGTCGTTGACTCTGTCGTAGTCCTCACGCAGCCCTGGACTGGTCGGATTCCGTCCGTGTGCGATGCAGGTGTTGATTACTGCAATCGGCA
This window contains:
- a CDS encoding DUF5995 family protein, whose protein sequence is MTVSTVAQVAARMQQIAAETPRPDGAHVFNDVYLRVTRQIGERLDSGAFFRDDAFMSDMTVRFASLWFDAYDAGDRPPAAWEPLFAMRARRGVLPIQFALAGMNAHIEHDLPIAVINTCIAHGRNPTSPGLREDYDRVNDLLAAAEGEIRRSFLCELEQAVDDHLSPVAHLVSSWSIEKARDIAWVSLETLWELRCLQRLYNAYADGLAYTVGMGSRLLLTSID